The Streptomyces sp. JB150 genomic interval CCAGCGCCTGGCAGGCCTCGATCTGGAAGGCGTCGAGGCCGAAGTCGTACATCTCGCGGAAGGACGCGAGCGCGGTGGCCTGCTCGGCTGCCCGCCTGCGGGCTGCCGCGTACCGCTCGGCCGGTGAGAGGTCCTGTGTCATCGTGCTTTCGAGCGTACCGGGCCGCACTGACAACAGGACGATCATTCTCCGGATCCGGGCCGGTGAATCCGGCGATAGAACCAGCTCAGGGGCGTATCACCCGGACCGCGGCGGGCACGCAGCGCGCGGTCAGCGGCAGCGGTCCGAGGGGCTCTCCGTCGGCGTACCCGGTGATGCCCGCGGCGGCGATCTCGATCTTCGCCGCCCGGTGCACGGTGACCTTGGGATGGTCGACGTGCCCGCCCCGGTACACGCTCGGGAACACCCGCAGCAGGGTCCGCCGCGAGCAGTCCCCGACCACGGTGATGTCGAACAGCCCGTCGGTGAGGTCGGCGCCGGGACAGATCCGCATCCCGCCGCCGTACGACGACCCGTTCCCGACCGCCACCAGCGTCGCCTCGACCTCCCGTACCGCGCCGTCGTCCAGGGTGATCCGGTAGGGGAAGGGCCGGAACGCGGCCAGCTCGGCGAGCATCGCCAGGTCGTACTTCAGGCGCCCGGCGGGCCGGCGCATCCGGTTGCCCCGGTCGTTGACCCGGGAGTCGAAGCCGGAGGCCAGTACGGTCCCGAACCAGCGGTTCCCCACCCGGCCGAGGTCGATGTCGTCCAGCCGGGAGCCCTTGAGGGCGCCGGCGATCAGCCGAGCCGCGGCGGCCGGGTCGCGCACGGGCAGTCCGAGCGCGCGGGCGAAGTCGTTGCCGGTGCCGACGGCGACCAGGCCGAGCGGGACGCGGGTGCCGGCGACGGCCTGGAGCGCCAGGCCCGCCATGCCGTCCCCGCCGACGGCGATCAGCGCGCCGGTGCCGTCCGCGACGGCGGCACGCGCGCGGGCGAGGGCGTCCCCGGCGTCCGTGCCGAGGACCGTCCGCACCGAGAATCCGGCCGCCCGCAGCGCGGAAGCGGCCGGCCGCGCCGCACCGGCGCCCCGGCCGCGGCCCGCGGTGGGGTTGACGAGGAGGGTGATCTCGCTGGTCACGCCAGTGACCCTACGAGCTGTGCCCCGGTCCTCAGGTCACGTCGTCATAACCGTTGACCCGGTCCCTGGTGGCCTGCTCGGGCAGCGCGGGGGCGGTCGCCACGGGTTCGACCTCGCCGATGTCCTCCGGGGTCAGATCCAGCTCGGAGGCCTCGTCGTCGGCCGGGCCCAGGGCCTCGCGGCGCCGCCGGCGGGCGTCGTTGACGAGGGAGAAGGCCACCGCCACGAAGTACAGCACCCAGATCGGTCCGGCGAGTCCCAGCATGGACACCGGGTCGGTGCTGGGCGTGGCGACGGCGGCGAAGACCGTGATGCCCATGATCATGCCGCGCCACCAGCCCGCCATCCGCTTGCCGGAGATGGCGCCGGTCAGGTTGAGCATGATCAGCAGCAGCGGCAGCTCGAAGGAGAGGCCGAAGACGACGACCATGCGGGTCACGAGGTCCAGCAGGTCGTCCAGGGGAAGCAGGTTGTCCACGTCGATGGGCGTGAACTCGATCAGCACCTGGGCGGTGGTGGGCAGCAGCTTGTAGGCGAAGAAGGCGCCGCCGAGGAAAAGCGGGAAGCCCGTGCCGACGAAGACGTACGCGTACTTCTTCTCGTGCCGGTGCAGACCGGGCGCGACGAACGCCCACAGTTGGTAGAGCCACACCGGCGCGGCCAGGACGACACCGGCCATCAGGGAGACCTTCAGCGCGAGCGTGAACGGTGTGAGCAGACCGTTGATCGTGATGTTCGCGCACGGATCGGCGTTGTCGCCGGCCTTCGCCAGTTCCTCGAAGGTCTGCTTGCAGCCGACCGACTTCAGGATCGGCTCGGTGAAGAAGTTGATGATGTCGTTGTAGAAGAAGGCGGCGACGACCGTGACCGCGACGATCGCCAGCAACGCCTTCGCGAGCCGGTTGCGTAGCTCACGGAGGTGCTCCGCGAGGGGCATCCGCCCCTCGGGATCCTTCTCCTTCTTGCGGGCAGACTTCAGCAACCCACGTTCCCATCTCGTGCGGCGGACCGGGAGTCACCGGCCCTGCGTCAGCGCTTGGTCGTGTCCGTCGGCTCGGTGACCGGACGGGAGCTGGACACGTCGCCGGGGGCGGCCTGGATGACGCGCTGAGCGGGGGGCTGCTCGTTGCCGGTGTGCGGCGGGTCGGCCGGCGCGGAGGTCTTGTCGTCCTCCTTCATCGCCTTGGCCTCGCTCTTGAGGATGCGCGCGGACTTGCCGAGCGAGCGGGCCATGTCCGGAAGCTTCTTGGCGCCGAACAGCAGGATGATGACGACGAGGATCAGAATGATCTCGGTAGGTCCGAGCCGTCCCATAAGTCTTTACCTTCTCACCGAGGCGGGTGGATGGGTGGCTGTCCGACCGGTCGGACAGGTGTCCGAGCGTCCGGGCCGACAGCGATCGTAACGCTCACGGGTAAACGTCCGGCAATCCCCGTGCGTACTCCCGGTCCGCGGTCCGGGCCTCGTTTTCCGGACCGCGACCGTCAGCGTACCTGCCGGGTGGGTCAGGTCGACAGGGCGAAGCGGCCCAAAGCACATCAACCGGCAGGACTCACAGGGGCCGCACCCCACACCTCACAGGGCGTCCGCGGAGCGGGCCGCGCTGACGGCGGCGCGCTCCAGGTCCTCGGCGGCGCGGTTGATCCGGCGGGCGGACTCCGTCACCTGCAAGCCGAGGCGCCGGGCCTCGACGAACACCCGTACGGCCAGCACGCCGAGGACGGCGAGACCCAGGAAACCCACAGCAACCGCGAACATCGGCCAGAACATGACGCCGAGCCTAGACCGTCTCAGACGGTGGAGTGGAGCCGCAGGGTCCGCACCCCGCCGCCGGTGAGCAGTTCGACGATCCGCTCCCCCGCCGGCTTGCGGACGGCCGCCCCGCACTCGGGACAGGTGAAGGAGTAGAACGTCGTACGGCTGCTGGCGCCGATGGCCAGCCGCAGGGCGCTCGCGGCGAGTTCGAAGCGGCCCCGGCAGTCCGGGCAGCCCGCCTTGAACACCACCGGGGTCACCGCGCGCATCCCGGCGAACGCCGAGGCCACCGACACACCCGGCGCACCGGCCGCCGACTCGCTCACCGTCCCTGCTCCTGCCTTTCGAACAGCCCGTGGTGGTCGCCCCCCGGCACCCGCTCCGCCTGCGCCGGTGCCGCGGTCCGGTCGTCGTACTCCCCCGGCGCCTCGGCCTCCTCGTACGCCGCCAGTGCCTCGCGGGCGGCGCGGCGGGCGCTCTCGGCCAGCTCGGCCGGGGCGACGATCCGGCCGTCGGCGCCCAGGCGCAGCGCGAGCCGGCGCAGCGAGGCCGGGTCGGGGGTGCGCAGGGTGATCCGCAGTCCGCCGTCGGCGAGCTCCTCGGCGCTGTCGTGCGGGTAGTACTCGGCGACCCAGCGGCCGGCCGGGCCGACCTCCACGATGACCTCGGGGTCCTCGGCGGCGGGCTGCACCAGGCCCTCCGACAGGTCGCGCAGTTCGATCTCGGGCGGCGCGGACGGCTCGTCGAGGATCCTGATCTCGGCGACCCGGTCGAGCCGGAAGGTGCGGCGCGCCTCGGAGCGGCGGCACCAGGCCTCCACATAGGTGTGGCCGACGCTGACCAGCCGGATCGGGTCGATCTCGCGCTCGGTGACCTCGTCGCGGGCCGGCGAGTAGTAGCGGATCCACAGGCGGCGGCGCTCGGAGATGGCGCGGTCGACGTCGGCGAAGACGCCGCCCTCGGACTCGAAGGTGACCGAGAGGCGGGAGCTGGCGCCCGCCGCCTCGCCGGCCGCGGTCTCCACCTTGGCGGTGGCGCGCAGCAGCGCCTGCCGGTCGCTCTCGCGCAGCCCCGGCAGGGTGGCCACCGCGCGGGCGGCGACCAGCAGCGCGGTCGCCTCGTCCGCGGCGAGCCGCAGCGGCTCGGCCGCCTCGGCGCCGAGCGCGGCGGGGTTGTGCCACCAGATGCGCTCGCCGTCGGTGTCGATGTCGAGCAGATCGCCGCCGCGGAAGCTGGTGCCGCACATGGGCAGCACGTCGAGGTCGGAGACCAGCTCCTCCTCGGTGATGCCGAAGGCCCGGGCGACGTCCTCGATCCGGGCGCCGGGGCGCTCCTTGAGGTACGTCACCAGGGAGAGCATCCGTCTGGTCTGGTCGATGGCGTTCACGGGCCTGACCGGTTTGCCTGCCACTTGTCTGTCCCGCTTCCCCTTAGCCCTTGGCGACGGCACGCAGCCGTTCCACCACGTCGGCGCGCAGCTCGGCGGGTTCGAGGACCACCACGTCCGGCCCGAACTCCACCAGCCAGGCGTCCAGTCCGTGCCCGTACGGAATCTCCAACTCGTCCCAGCCGTCGCCGAGTTCCCGCACGGCGGTGGCCTTCGCCCGCAGGGGGTACCCGGCGCCGGCGCGCAGCCGGATGCGGGCGCTGCGGTCGGCGATCTCGCCCGCCCAGCCGGCGACGGTCTCGCGGACGGTGACGACGTCGGGCACCGGCGCGGTGAAGCGGCCGCCGCGCGAGCGCACCTTGCCGGTGATCCGCGACAGCCGGAAGACCCGCTCGGCGCCCCGGTCGCGGTCCCAGCCCGCGAGGTACCAGTGGCCGCGCCAGCACTCCAGGGCCCACGGCTCGACGTGCCGGGTCTCGGGGCGGGCGGCGGTCGCCTTGCGGTACTCGAACATCACGGGGCGGCGGTCGCGGCAGGCGAGCATCAGCGGCTCGAAGGCGGCCTCGTGCACGGGGATGCGCGGCTCCAGGGCGCCGTGCGCCTCGTAGGGGTCCACGTCCTCGGGCAGTCCGGCCGCGCGCAGCTTCTGCAGGGCGCCGCTGGCCGCGCCGGCCAGCCGGGCCTGCTGCCAGACCTTGGCGGCGAGGCCGAGGGCGGCGGCCTCCTCGGCGTCGAGGGTGATGGGCGGGAGGCGGTTGCTGTCGCGGCGGGCCAGGTAGCCGACCTCGCCGTCCAGGTTCTCGACGGTCTCGATGACGAGCCCGAGCTCGCGCAGGTCGTCCTTGTCCCGCTCGAACATGCGGTTGAAGGAGTCCTCGGACCCCGTGGCACCGTTCTCCGGCCCGAAGGCCTCGACGTACGCCTCGATGGACTCGCGCAGCTCACGCTTGCTGAGCGGCCGCCGCGTCCCGAGCAGACACAGCGCGAGGTTCATCAGCCGCTCGGCCTTGGCAATGGCCATCGACGCCCTTCGCCTTCCCTATGGTGCTTCCGACCGATGACCGTACCGCTCCGCGGTGCCCGGGCAAAAGCCGAGGGCCCATGCCCGGACAGGCATGGGCCCCGGATGATCGGAACCGATCGGATACCGCACGCGGTGCGGACGACGATCGGAACGTCTCGTGATCTTTTGCGACTCCGGTCCGGCGGTCAGACCGCGAGGAGGTCGACCACGAAGATCAGGGTCTCGCCGGGCTTGATCGCCGGGGTCGGGCTCTGGTTGCCGTAGGCGAGGTGGGCGGGGATGGTCAGCTGGCGGCGGCCGCCGACCTTCATGCCCTGCACGCCCAGGTCCCAGCCCTTGATGACCCGGCCGCCGCCCAGCGGGAAGCGGAACGGCGTGCCCCGGTTCCAGCTCGCGTCGAACTCCTCGCCGGTGCTGAAGGCGACACCCACGTAGTGCACGGTGACGGTCTGACCGGCCTTGGCCTCGGGACCGTCGCCCTCCCAGATGTCCTTGATCTCCAGGTCCGCCGGGGGCTCGCCGCCCGGGAAGTCGATCTCGGGCTTCTCGATGCTCACGTCTTCAGACTCCTGCGTGTGTACGACAAGTAACGCGCCCAGTCTTTCATCCCGCCCGGCGCGGCGCGTGACCAGCCACTCCGGCGAAGGCCGTGCCGGGCGCCGAGCCGGGGAGGCGGCGCTCACATCTTGGCGAGGATGTCCACCGTGAACACCAGCGTCGCGCCCTTGGCGATGCCGCTGCCGCTCGGCGGGTTGTCGCCGTAGCCCAGGTCCGGCGGGATCACGATCACGACGCGGCTGCCGACCTTCTTGCCGGTCAGCCCCTGGGACCAGCCCTTGACGACCTGCTGGAGCGAGAACGAGGTGAGGGCCTTGCGGCCGTACGTCGAGTCGAACTCCTTGCCGGTGTCCCACTGCACGCCCTTGTACTGCACGAGGACGCTGTCCTTGGCGCCGACCTCGGCGCCGTCGCCCTCCAGGACGTAGTTCGCCACGAGCTTCTTCGGCGGGTCGCTCTTCGGGATCTCGATGGACGGCGCCTTGCCGTCCGTGTTCGTCCCAACCTTCGGCACGGCCGCGTCGTCCTGCGCGGCCTCCTTGCCCTTGGCGGAGCTCTTGGCGTTGAACGTGCCCTGGAGGTCCACGACGAACACCAGGGTGTCGGTGCCCTTGATGCCCGCCTGGGGCTGGCCCTGCTCGCCGTACCCCCAGGCCGGGGGGACCGAGAACTCAACCCGGCTGCCGAGCTTCTTCCCGGCCAGCGCATGGCGCCAGCCGTCGATGATGCTGCCCTGGGCCAGCTGGATCACCAGCGGCGTCTTGCGGTCGTAGGAGTTGTCGAACACCTTCGCGGTGTCCCAGATCTGGCCGAGGTAGTGGGCCTGGACGTAGTCGCCCTCGGCGACGGGCTGGCCGCCGCCCGCGATGACGGTCTTCACCGCGAGATCCTTCGACGGCGCGCCGCCGCCCTTGGCGATCGTCGGCTTCTCGTCGAACTTCGTCCCCGCGGTGATCGCCGGCAGCGGGCCGTCGACGATCTTCGGCGAGGGCGCGGCGGACGTGGCACCGCCCGTCGGCGAGGCACTGTCACTGGCCTTGCTCGAGTCGGCCTTGTCGTCGCCGCATCCGGCGAGTGTGACGAGTCCGGCGGGAACGGCGATCATGAGTGAGCGTCGGCGCACGATGGGGGCCTCGTAATCGGTCGATCTTGTGGATGGCGTGCGCGCAACTCTACGGCGTGAGAAGGGCGCCGTACGGGTAACGTACGGCGCCCGTGTGGCGTTCCGGCATGAAGTGCGGAATACGCCGCGGCTCACATTCCGGCGATCAGCTTCTCCACCCGGTCGTCCACCGAACGGAACGGGTCCTTGCACAACACGGTGCGCTGGGCCTGGTCGTTGAGCTTCAGGTGCACCCAGTCGACGGTGAAGTCCCGGCGCTGTTCCTGCGCGCGCCGGATGAAGTCGCCGCGCAGCCGGGCCCGTGTGGTCTGCGGCGGGACCGACTTGCCCTCGAAGATCTTCAAGTCGTTGCAGATCCGGGCGGCTTGGCCCTTCTTCTCCAGCAGGTAGTACAGGCCACGACGGCGGTGGATGTCGTGGTAGGCGAGGTCTATCTGGGCGACCCGCGGATGCGACATGGTCATGTTGTGCTTGGCCCGGTAGCGCTCGATGAGCTTGTACTTCATGACCCAGTCGATCTCGGTGTCGATCCGGTCCAGGTCCTCGGTCTCGATCGCCTCCAGGGTGCGGCCCCACAGCTCCAGCACCCGCTCGACGGTGCCGGTGCGGATGCCGCGCCGCTCGCAGAAGTCCAGCGCCTTCTCGTAGTACTCGCGCTGCACCTCCAGGGCGGAGGCCTCCCGGCCGCTGGCCAGGCGCACCTTGCGGCGGCCGGTGATGTCGTGGCTGACCTCGCGGATCGCCCGGATCGGGTTCTCCAGGGTCAGGTCGCGCATCACCGTGCCCGCCTCGATCATGCGCAGCACCAGGTCGGTGGCGCCGACCTTGAGCAGCATGGTCGTCTCGGACATGTTGGAGTCGCCCACGATGACGTGCAGCCGGCGGTAGCGCTCGGCGTCCGCGTGCGGCTCGTCGCGGGTGTTGATGATCGGCCGGGAGCGGGTCGTCGCCGACGAGACGCCCTCCCAGATGTGCTCGGCGCGCTGGCTCACGCAGTACACCGCACCGCGCGGGGTCTGCAGCACCTTGCCCGCGCCGCACAGCAGCTGCCGGGTGACGAGGAACGGGATGAGGATGTCCGCGAGCCGCGAGAACTCCCCGTGCCGGGCCACCAGGTAGTTCTCGTGGCAGCCGTAGGAGTTGCCCGCCGAGTCGGTGTTGTTCTTGAAGAGGTAGACGTCGCCCGCGATTCCCTCCTCGTGCAGGCGTCGTTCCGCGTCCACCAGGAGTCCTTCGAGAATGCGCTCGCCGGCCTTGTCGTGGGTGACCAGTTCGATCACGTTGTCACATTCGGGTGTCGCGTATTCCGGATGAGAGCCCACGTCAAGATAGAGGCGGGCGCCGTTGCGCAGAAACACATTGCTGCTGCGGCCCCATGACACGACACGGCGGAAGAGGTACCGCGCCACCTCGTCAGGCGACAGACGGCGCTGTCCCCTGAACGTGCACGTGACGCCGTACTCGTTCTCCAGCCCGAAAATGCGGCGGTCCATGACTGAACATTACGCCCGATCCCCTGAACTGAAACGGGGTTCGACGGCACGATTTGGATCATTTTCCGATGAAGACGCAACGACCGCGGTCCGCGCGGGAGCTGCGAGTACCCTCCCGGTGGCCAGCAGGACCAGCAGGGACGCCCCGCCGGCGGCGCCCGGCACCGCGAATCCCCACAGCGTCCCGCCCCACTCGATGACCGGCCCCGCCAGGCCCGTTCCGACCGAGGCACCCACGGTGAACGTGGTGACCAGCCAGGAGAACGCCTCGGTGACCGTGCCGGCCGGCGCGTGCCGGTCCACGATGACGAACGCGCAGGCGATGGCGGGTGCCAGGAAGACTCCGGAGAGCGCGGCGAGCGCCGTCATGGCGACCGGGCCGGGCATCAGCATCAGCGGCAGATAACAGACCGCCAGCAGACCCACGAGGACACGCAGCCGCCGCTCCGGAGAACCGCCCCAGCGCCGCGCCCCGTACACCGAGCCGCCGGCCAGCGCGCCGAGCCCCAGGGCCGCCATCAGCCAGCCGTAGACCGCGTCGCCGCCGTGGTCGTCGGCGTACGACACCGCCGCGACCGTGATCGAGCCGAGCGCCACGCCGACGAACAGGAACGCGACCAGCAGGGCGATCAGGCCGGGTGAGCGCAGGGCGCCGAGCCAGTGGGCCTCGCGCGGAGCCGACCGCCACGCGCGCGAGGGCGGCGACACGACCACGGAGAGGGCGCCGAGGACACCGACCACGTTGAGCACCAGCAGCGCGGCCCGCTCGGACCACAGGGAGGTGCACAGGGTGACCAGGAGCGGGCCGACGGTGAACATGACCTCCTGGGCCACGGCGTCCATCGCGTAGGCGGTGTGGACCTGGTCCTCCTTGCGCAGGACGGACGGCCACAGCGCGCGCAGGCCGCCTTCCAGCGGCGGGGTGAACAGGCCGGCCGCGGCCACCGCGGCGTAGGACAGGGCGGCGGGCTCGGTGCCGGCGAACGCGAAGACGGCCATGGCCAGGGCCGACAGCACCGCGGCGGGCAGCTGGACCCGCGGCTGGCCGCGCAGGTCCACCAGGCGGCCGAGCAGCGGCTGGCCGACCGCGTTGGCGACGCCGTACACGGCGGCCAGCGCGCCGGCCAGGCTGTACGAGCCGCCCTCCGCGCGGACGAACAGCACGATCGCGATCGGGGCGGTGGCGTTCGGCAGCCGCCCCACCAGGGTGCCCGTCAGCAGACGGGCGGCGTGTTTCGCCCTGAGGATCTCCAGGTATCCCGCGGCCATGTCCCCCGCCTTCCGGCTCATCGAGGTTTTACGTATAACGTCGTCCGTCATACGTACCATGTGCGCTGTTCGCACGTCCAGGCCGAGCCCGGGCGCGACCCCCACGAAGGAGCAGCCCGACGGTGGCACGAGCCAGCACCCGCCCCACGAGCCGCGACGTCGCCGAGGCCGCCGGAGTCTCGCAGGCCGCCGTGTCGCTCGTGCTGGGCGACAAATGGCGCGGCCGGGTCTCCGAGGCGACCGCCGAGCGGGTCCGCCGGGCCGCGCGGGACCTGGGCTACCGGCCCAACCTGGCCGCCCGCAACCTGCGCCTCGGCCACACCCGCACGGTGCTGCTGGTGGTCCCCGCCCTGACCACCGAGTTCTTCGCCGGCGTCTACACCGGCGCCGCCCGCGTCGCCGCCACCCACGGCTTCGGCGTCGTGCTCTACCCCTCCCCCGAGGGCATCGGCCCCGCCCGCGACCCCTTCGCCTCCGCGCAGGCCGCCCTGGACGGCGTCATCGCCTCCTCCATGGCCGCCGACGCCCTCACCGCCATCCGCGGCGACCAGCTGCCCCTCGTCATGCTCGACAGCGACCCCGAGGGGAGCCTCGGCGCGGCCACCGTCAACCTCGACATCGCCGACGGCGTGCGCCAGGTCGCCGAGCACCTCCTCGGCCTCGGCCACCGCCGCTTCCTGCACCTCGCCGCCGACGTCCCCTCCTGGACCTTCGAGATCCGGGCCCGGGAGCTCGCCGCGCGGACCGGCGCGGTCCGCGGCACCACCGTGCGCACCGCGCCCGCGCCGATCTCCATCGACGGCGCCCGCGCCGCCGCCGAGGCCGCGCTCACCGCGCCCGGCCCGCGCCCCACCGCCATCGTCTGCGACGACGACAAACTCGCCGCCGGCGCCTACAAGGCCGTCCGCCGCCTCGGCCTGCGCGTTCCCGACGACATCTCCGTCACCGGCCTGGACGACCTGGCCCTGGCCACCGCCATCGACCCGGAGCTGACCACCGTCCGGCTCGACGCCGAGCTGTTCGGCGAGCGCGGCATGCAGGCCCTTCTGGCGGTCCTGGAGGGCCGTACACCGGCGCGGGGGGACATCCCGGTGGAACTGGTCGTCCGGGGCTCCACAGCGCCTCCCGCGGCCTCCTGAACGCGCGACGCCCCGGTCCTTGACGGACCGGGGCGCCGGCGTTCACGCGCGGGCGGAGGTCACTCCTCCCCGGCGGACTCCGAGGACTCCGACGACGCGCTTTCCGTCCCGGCGGACGTGCCCTCGGCCAGCAGACGGGAGAGCTGCCCGCCGGTGATCCGCTTGAACTTCCGCTTCTGCGGACGCGTGCGGTCCAGCACCGCGACCTCCAGGCGCTCGGCGGGGATCTCCCGCTGCGACCCGTTCGACTCGCGGGACAGCGCCTGGACGGCCAGCTTCAGCGCCTCGGCCAGGCTCATGCCGTCCCGGTGGCGCTGGTCCAGGTAGGTGCTGATCAGCTCGGCGTTGCCGCCGACCGCGACCGAGCCGTGCTCGTCCACGATCGAGCCGTCGTGCGGCAGCCGGTAGATCTGGTCGCCCTCCGGCGTCTCGCCGACCTCGGCGACGACCAGCTCCACCTCGTACGGCTTCTCGCCGGCGCTGGAGAAGATCGTGCCCAGCGTCTGCGCGTAGACGTTGGCGAGGCCGCGGGCGGTCACGTCCTCCCGGTCGTAGGTGTAGCCGCGCAGGTCGGCGTAGCGGACACCGCCGATGCGCAGGTTCTCGTACTCGTTGTACTTGCCGGCGGCGGCGAAGCCGATCCGGTCGTAGATCTCGCTGAACTTGTGCAGTGCGCGGGACGGGTTCTCGCCGACGAACACGATGCCGTCGGCGTACTGCAGCACGACCAGGCTCCGGCCGCGCGCGATGCCCTTGCGGGCGTACTCGGCCCGGTCGGCCATGGCCTGCTGAGGAGAGACATAGAACGGCGTCGACACCGGTTATCCGTCCCTTTCTGTGGAAGTCACTGGATCACCCGACAACAAGAGCCCGCGGTCAGAGCAGGGCGGCCCGCGGGCCGTCCGGCTGCTCCAGACGCCGCTCCAGCACGGCCCGGGCGATCTGCGAGGACTCGTCCTCGGTGAGCCGGCGGAAGCCGTCCTCGGTGATCACGGTGACGATCGGGTAGATCCGGCGGGCGACATCGGGACCGCCGGTCGCCGAGTCGTCGTCTGCCGCG includes:
- a CDS encoding LacI family DNA-binding transcriptional regulator encodes the protein MARASTRPTSRDVAEAAGVSQAAVSLVLGDKWRGRVSEATAERVRRAARDLGYRPNLAARNLRLGHTRTVLLVVPALTTEFFAGVYTGAARVAATHGFGVVLYPSPEGIGPARDPFASAQAALDGVIASSMAADALTAIRGDQLPLVMLDSDPEGSLGAATVNLDIADGVRQVAEHLLGLGHRRFLHLAADVPSWTFEIRARELAARTGAVRGTTVRTAPAPISIDGARAAAEAALTAPGPRPTAIVCDDDKLAAGAYKAVRRLGLRVPDDISVTGLDDLALATAIDPELTTVRLDAELFGERGMQALLAVLEGRTPARGDIPVELVVRGSTAPPAAS
- the pafA gene encoding Pup--protein ligase translates to MDRRIFGLENEYGVTCTFRGQRRLSPDEVARYLFRRVVSWGRSSNVFLRNGARLYLDVGSHPEYATPECDNVIELVTHDKAGERILEGLLVDAERRLHEEGIAGDVYLFKNNTDSAGNSYGCHENYLVARHGEFSRLADILIPFLVTRQLLCGAGKVLQTPRGAVYCVSQRAEHIWEGVSSATTRSRPIINTRDEPHADAERYRRLHVIVGDSNMSETTMLLKVGATDLVLRMIEAGTVMRDLTLENPIRAIREVSHDITGRRKVRLASGREASALEVQREYYEKALDFCERRGIRTGTVERVLELWGRTLEAIETEDLDRIDTEIDWVMKYKLIERYRAKHNMTMSHPRVAQIDLAYHDIHRRRGLYYLLEKKGQAARICNDLKIFEGKSVPPQTTRARLRGDFIRRAQEQRRDFTVDWVHLKLNDQAQRTVLCKDPFRSVDDRVEKLIAGM
- a CDS encoding WYL domain-containing protein, which encodes MAGKPVRPVNAIDQTRRMLSLVTYLKERPGARIEDVARAFGITEEELVSDLDVLPMCGTSFRGGDLLDIDTDGERIWWHNPAALGAEAAEPLRLAADEATALLVAARAVATLPGLRESDRQALLRATAKVETAAGEAAGASSRLSVTFESEGGVFADVDRAISERRRLWIRYYSPARDEVTEREIDPIRLVSVGHTYVEAWCRRSEARRTFRLDRVAEIRILDEPSAPPEIELRDLSEGLVQPAAEDPEVIVEVGPAGRWVAEYYPHDSAEELADGGLRITLRTPDPASLRRLALRLGADGRIVAPAELAESARRAAREALAAYEEAEAPGEYDDRTAAPAQAERVPGGDHHGLFERQEQGR
- the tatC gene encoding twin-arginine translocase subunit TatC, coding for MLKSARKKEKDPEGRMPLAEHLRELRNRLAKALLAIVAVTVVAAFFYNDIINFFTEPILKSVGCKQTFEELAKAGDNADPCANITINGLLTPFTLALKVSLMAGVVLAAPVWLYQLWAFVAPGLHRHEKKYAYVFVGTGFPLFLGGAFFAYKLLPTTAQVLIEFTPIDVDNLLPLDDLLDLVTRMVVVFGLSFELPLLLIMLNLTGAISGKRMAGWWRGMIMGITVFAAVATPSTDPVSMLGLAGPIWVLYFVAVAFSLVNDARRRRREALGPADDEASELDLTPEDIGEVEPVATAPALPEQATRDRVNGYDDVT
- a CDS encoding FKBP-type peptidyl-prolyl cis-trans isomerase encodes the protein MRRRSLMIAVPAGLVTLAGCGDDKADSSKASDSASPTGGATSAAPSPKIVDGPLPAITAGTKFDEKPTIAKGGGAPSKDLAVKTVIAGGGQPVAEGDYVQAHYLGQIWDTAKVFDNSYDRKTPLVIQLAQGSIIDGWRHALAGKKLGSRVEFSVPPAWGYGEQGQPQAGIKGTDTLVFVVDLQGTFNAKSSAKGKEAAQDDAAVPKVGTNTDGKAPSIEIPKSDPPKKLVANYVLEGDGAEVGAKDSVLVQYKGVQWDTGKEFDSTYGRKALTSFSLQQVVKGWSQGLTGKKVGSRVVIVIPPDLGYGDNPPSGSGIAKGATLVFTVDILAKM
- a CDS encoding WYL domain-containing protein; this encodes MAIAKAERLMNLALCLLGTRRPLSKRELRESIEAYVEAFGPENGATGSEDSFNRMFERDKDDLRELGLVIETVENLDGEVGYLARRDSNRLPPITLDAEEAAALGLAAKVWQQARLAGAASGALQKLRAAGLPEDVDPYEAHGALEPRIPVHEAAFEPLMLACRDRRPVMFEYRKATAARPETRHVEPWALECWRGHWYLAGWDRDRGAERVFRLSRITGKVRSRGGRFTAPVPDVVTVRETVAGWAGEIADRSARIRLRAGAGYPLRAKATAVRELGDGWDELEIPYGHGLDAWLVEFGPDVVVLEPAELRADVVERLRAVAKG
- a CDS encoding diacylglycerol kinase; the encoded protein is MTSEITLLVNPTAGRGRGAGAARPAASALRAAGFSVRTVLGTDAGDALARARAAVADGTGALIAVGGDGMAGLALQAVAGTRVPLGLVAVGTGNDFARALGLPVRDPAAAARLIAGALKGSRLDDIDLGRVGNRWFGTVLASGFDSRVNDRGNRMRRPAGRLKYDLAMLAELAAFRPFPYRITLDDGAVREVEATLVAVGNGSSYGGGMRICPGADLTDGLFDITVVGDCSRRTLLRVFPSVYRGGHVDHPKVTVHRAAKIEIAAAGITGYADGEPLGPLPLTARCVPAAVRVIRP
- the tatA gene encoding Sec-independent protein translocase subunit TatA is translated as MGRLGPTEIILILVVIILLFGAKKLPDMARSLGKSARILKSEAKAMKEDDKTSAPADPPHTGNEQPPAQRVIQAAPGDVSSSRPVTEPTDTTKR
- a CDS encoding MFS transporter, which encodes MAAGYLEILRAKHAARLLTGTLVGRLPNATAPIAIVLFVRAEGGSYSLAGALAAVYGVANAVGQPLLGRLVDLRGQPRVQLPAAVLSALAMAVFAFAGTEPAALSYAAVAAAGLFTPPLEGGLRALWPSVLRKEDQVHTAYAMDAVAQEVMFTVGPLLVTLCTSLWSERAALLVLNVVGVLGALSVVVSPPSRAWRSAPREAHWLGALRSPGLIALLVAFLFVGVALGSITVAAVSYADDHGGDAVYGWLMAALGLGALAGGSVYGARRWGGSPERRLRVLVGLLAVCYLPLMLMPGPVAMTALAALSGVFLAPAIACAFVIVDRHAPAGTVTEAFSWLVTTFTVGASVGTGLAGPVIEWGGTLWGFAVPGAAGGASLLVLLATGRVLAAPARTAVVASSSENDPNRAVEPRFSSGDRA
- the prcA gene encoding proteasome subunit alpha gives rise to the protein MSTPFYVSPQQAMADRAEYARKGIARGRSLVVLQYADGIVFVGENPSRALHKFSEIYDRIGFAAAGKYNEYENLRIGGVRYADLRGYTYDREDVTARGLANVYAQTLGTIFSSAGEKPYEVELVVAEVGETPEGDQIYRLPHDGSIVDEHGSVAVGGNAELISTYLDQRHRDGMSLAEALKLAVQALSRESNGSQREIPAERLEVAVLDRTRPQKRKFKRITGGQLSRLLAEGTSAGTESASSESSESAGEE
- a CDS encoding FKBP-type peptidyl-prolyl cis-trans isomerase yields the protein MSIEKPEIDFPGGEPPADLEIKDIWEGDGPEAKAGQTVTVHYVGVAFSTGEEFDASWNRGTPFRFPLGGGRVIKGWDLGVQGMKVGGRRQLTIPAHLAYGNQSPTPAIKPGETLIFVVDLLAV